The Bacteroidales bacterium genome includes the window GGCATGCATTGCACAAAACAGGAGAGGGGTAAAAAAACAAAATACTGATAAAAAAAATGAAACACCCTGAAATAAAAGAAATAACAAGAAAATTAAGGAATAATCCTTCTTATAAAATGTAATTTAAAATAATTAATTAAACAGAAATTCCTGTATAATTTTTGGTTCATCTTTTTTTAGGAATTGAATAATAATACATTATATCATAATCAAACTCCGATGGAATTTATAAAAGGGGAGCATGTTCCTCTTTTACAACAGCTACAATAATCCAAGTCCGATGGACTTGTCTTTGGATATGTAATAAATGAGACAAGTCTAACCAACGAGTTAACCCTTCGCTTAGCCAAAAAATAATTATAATTGATATTTCTTTTTGTAAAGATAATGTAAATATGATATTACTTAATAGGAATGAATATTTAGTATATTTGTGAAAATTTTAAAAGAAAGAAAAAATTAATATTATATAAATATGAAAAAAATATTATTATTTTTCATGGTTGTAGCATTTGTAAATAATGCAAGCGCGTTATTATCTACACCTACATTGGTTTCACCATCTGATGGTGCAATAAATCAATATCCAAATGTTACAATAGATTGGTCCAGTGTAACAGGTGCTACTTCTTATGAATTAAAATTAGCAACCATATCTGATTTGTCAGATGCTGATACTCAAACAGTAACAAATAGTTGTTATTATACTTCCGAATTGTTTTTTAATACAACATATTACTGGCAGGTCAGAGCTAAAAGTGCTTCAGATTCTTCAGACTGGTCATCAACAAGAAGTTTTACTGTTAGAAGTACTATAACATTATCTTCTCCAAACAATGGAGCAACAAACCAAAATCCCAATGTAACAATTTGGATAAATACAATTAACGGAGTTACTCATTATGATTATGAATTAGATACTACCGAACAGTTTAATTCACCGGAACTTCGTGAATATTCACATATCACCGGTTATAGTGGGAAAGTTACAGACACATTATTATTTGGAAAAACATATTACTGGCGGGCAAGAGCACGTCATGCAGCAGATACTTCCGAATGGTCATCTATACGTAATTTTACGGTAAGAAGTACTGTATCATTATCTTCACCTAATAATGGGGCAACAAACCAAAATCCTAATGTGTCAATTTATATAAGTGCTTTTAACGGAGTTACTCATTATGATTATGAATTAGATACTACCGAATTGTTTAATTCACCAGAACTTCGGGAATATTCACATACCAGCGAATATGGTGGAAAAGTTACAGATACATTATTATTTGGAAAAACATATTACTGGCGGGCAAGAGCACGACATGCTGTTGATACTTCTGATTGGTCATCTATACGTAATTTTACTGTAAGAAGTACTGTATCATTATCTTCACCCGGTGATGGGGCAACAAACCAAAATCCCAATGTGTCTCTTTATATAAGTACTTTTAGCGGAGTTACCCATTATGATTATGAATTAGATACTACCGACTTGTTTAATTCACCGGAACTTCGGGAATATTCACACACCAGCGATTATAGTGGGAAAGTTACGGATACATTATTGTTTGGGAAAACTTATTATTGGAGGGCAAGGGCACGACATTCCGTTGATACTTCTGACTGGTCATCTATACGTAATTTTATAGTAAAAAGTACTGTATCATTATCATCACCAAGTGATGGAGCAACAAACCAAAATCCTAATGTTACACTTTATATAAATACTTTTAGCGGAGTTACTGATTATGATTACGAAATAGATACTACTGACTTATTTAATTCAGTTGAATATCGAACTTATACACACACCAGCGGTTATAACGGGAAAGTTACAGACACATTATTATTTGGTGCAACTTATTACTGGCGGGCAAGGGCACGTCATTCCGTTGATACTTCTGATTGGTCATCTGCTCGTAATTTTACAGTAAAAAGTACTGTATCATTATCTTCACCAAGCAATGGAGCAACAAATCAAAATCCGAATGTTACAATAGATTGGAATACAGTTTACGGAATAACATATTATGATTATGAAGTAGATACAACCTCTGATTTTAATTCTTCTATGTATCAATATAATTCAGTATCTTCAGCCTCTTCCCAAGCCTCATTATCAGAACTGTTATTTGGTGCAACTTATTACTGGCGGGTAAGAACAAGACATTCAACAGATACTTCTGATTGGTCATCATACTGGAATTTCACAACTAAAAATTCACTAAGTTTAACTTCACCAAGCAATGGAACAACAAATCAAAACCCAAATGTTACAATAAATTGGAATACAGTTTCCGGAATAACCTATTATGATTATGAAGTAGATACAACCACTGATTTTAATTCTTCATTATTACTACAAGATTCAACACCTTCGGGTTCTTCTCAAACTACTTTATCAGAACTGTTATTCGGCACAACTTATTACTGGCGGGTAAGAACAAGACATTCGGCAGATACTTCTGATTGGTCATCATGCTGGAATTTCACAACTAAAAATTCACTGGGGTTAACTTCACCAGGCAATGGTGCTACAAATCAAAACCCAAATACTACAATAAATTGGGATTATATGTCAGGAATAACATATTATGATTATGAAGTAGATACAACCTCTGATTTTAATTCTTCATTATTACTACAAGATTCGACAGCTTCGGGTTCTTCTCAAACTACTTTATCAGAACTGTTATTTGGCACAACTTATTACTGGCGGGTAAGAACAAGACATTCGGCAGATACTTCTGATTGGTCATCATGCTGGAATTTCACAACTAAAAATTCACTGGGTTTAACTTCACCAAACAATGGTGCTACAAATCAAAACCCAAATACTATAATAAATTGGGATTATATGTCAGGAATAACATATTATGATTATGAAGTAGATACAACCTCTGATTTTAATTCTTCAATGTATCAGTATAATTCAGTATCTTCGGCTTCTTCTCAAGCTACTTTATCAGAACTTTTATTTGGCACAACTTATTACTGGCGGGCAAGAGCAAGACATTCTACTGATACAACAGAATGGTCATCATGCTGGTCGTTTACTGTAACTAATGGTGTTTCATTAGTTTCACCAGCAAATAATTCTACAGGTTTAAGCATTAATCCAACTATTGACTGGTCATATATGTCAAATATTACAAATTATAATTATCAATATGATACTGATTCTGACTTTTCAAGCCCTGAATATTTTTCTATTCCTTCTACATCTTCTCAAGCAAATTTATCCGGTTTATCATATGGAACTAAGTATTACTGGCAAGTCAGAGTAGTACATGCAAGCGATACTTCTGACTGGTCTGCACCATGGGCTTTTACTACTGAATATGAATTAGTAAATGAGCCGGATTTAGTTAGTCCTGCAAATAGTGCAAGCATTGTTGCAAGTAAAGTTAAATTGGAATGGGGTACTGTTACCGGAGCAGAACACTATGAATATCAATATGATACTCTTGATACTTTTACAAACCCTGTTTCTGAAATTACAACAGAATTAAGTGATAGTACTGATTATCTAATCATGGGAAAGACATATTACTGGAGAGCAAGAGGAGGCAATGGAAACGGGAATTCTCCATGGTCTGATACTTGGTCATTTACCACTGAATTACCTGCTTCTCCTTCTTTAATCAGCCCTGATGATGAAGCTATAGAACAATCAACAACATCATTGGTTTTTGATTGGTCAAATGTTTCAGATGTTACCGGATACGAGTTTCAATATAGTTCTGATATTACTTTTACAACATATATTGATAGTGTAATTACCTCATCAACAATAACTGTAGAGAGTTTAGATTATTTTATAACTTATTATTGGCGGGTTAAAACAATAAAAGATGATTTAATGAGCAATTGGAGTGATGTATGGTCATTTACAACTGCCGAATATATCATGGAAGTTCCATCTCTAATTAGTCCTGCAGATAATAGTATTTATCAGTCAATTGATGGCTTAGTATTAGACTGGAACGATATAGCGAATATTTCATCCTTTGAAATTGATTATGCTACAGATATTAATTTTACTGAAAATCTAATTTCAGAAAATACAAGTATATCAGAATTAACAATTAACGGATTAGCATTTCTTACCACTTATTATTGGCGTGTCCGCTCAAAAGATGAAGGTTATTATTCAGAATGGTCTCTGATTTTCAGCTTTACCACATCGGATAATTATTTATATGCACCGCTATTAACAAGCCCTTCCGACGAAAGTATAAATCAGGAAATTGATAATCTAAATCTTAATTGGGATGATGTTACCACTGCTTCCTCTTATGAAATTAATTATGCAACGGATATAAATTTTACTGAAAATCTTGTTTCAAATACATCATCCGTTTCTGAAATTAATATTAGTGAATTAGATTATAATACAATTTATTATTGGCGAGTTCGTGCAAAAGATGATATATACTATTCAGAATGGTCTTCAGTATTTTCATTTAAAACAGAAATGGAGATTCCTGTACTTGTTAGTCCGGCTAATGAAAGTATAAACCAAGCCATAAATAGTTTAGTATTAAATTGGGATGATGTTGGTAGTTTTTCTGTATATGAAATTAATTATGCAACAGATGTTAATTTTACTGAAAATCTTATTTCAAAAGATACAAACATATCAGAATTAACAATTGATGATTTAGCATTTCTTACCACTTATTATTGGAGAGTACGCTCAAAAGATGGTTCAAATTATTCAGATTGGAGTAATGTATGGTCATTTACAACTGCTGAATATATTATGGAAGTTCCATCTTTAATAAGCCCTACAGATAATAGCATTTATCAACCTGTTAATGATCTAACATTAGACTGGAGTATTATTGATGATGCAATTTCATACGATATTGAATATGCAACAGATATTAATTTTACAGAGAATCTCATTTCTGAAAATTCAGTAAATTCTGAAATAACTATCAATGGATTAAATTATTATACTGATTATTACTGGCGTGTCATGGCAAAAAATGACACATATACATCAGAATGGTCAACAATCTTTAAATTTACAACAGAACTGGAAATCCCCGTACTTGTTAGCCCTGCTAACGAAAGTGCCGGGCATTCAGTAAGTTCTCTCATTTTAGACTGGAACGATATAGCGAATATCTCGTCCTTTGAAATTGATTATGCTACAGATATTAATTTTACTGAAAATCTTATTTCAGAAGATACAAGCATATCAGAATTAACAATTGATGATTTAGCATTTCTTACCACTTATTATTGGCGAGTTCGTTCAAAAGATGAGGGTTATTATTCAGAATGGTCTTCAGTATTTTCATTTACAACAGAAATAGAAATACCTGTACTTGTTAGTCCTGCCAATGGAAGTCTTACTCAGCCTTTTAATGATTTACTTTTAGATTGGAATGATGTTACAAATATTTCATCATTCGATATTAATTATGCAACTGATATTGATTTTACTGAAAATCTTGTTTCAAAAGATACAAACATATCAGAATTAATAATCAATGTACTTGATTATAATACAACATATTACTGGAAAGTACGCTCAAATGATGGCGCAAATTATTCAGATTGGTCTTCAATATTTGAATTTACAACAAAAACAGAAATACCTGTACTTAATAGTCCTGAAAATGAAAGTATAAACAAGGCTATAAATAATTTAGTGTTAAATTGGGATGATGTTGGTAGTTTTTCTTTATATGAAATTAATTATGCAACAGATGTTAATTTTACTGAAAATCTAATTTCTACTACATCTTCGGTTTCTGAATTAACAATTAATGACCTTGATTATTACACAACATATTACTGGAGAGTATGTTCTAAAGATGGTTTAAATTATTCAGATTGGTCTTCAACTTTTAAATTTACAACAGAATTTAGAATTCCTGTACTTATTAGCCCTGAAGATAAAAGTATAAATCAATCTATAAATAATTTGGTTTTAAATTGGAACAATGTTGAAAATATTTCATCATACGAAATTAATTATGCTACTGATAGTAATTTTACTCAAAATTTAATTTCAAATACAACTTCGGTTTCTGAAATAACAATTGAGAGTCTTGAATATTATACTTTGTATTACTGGAAAGTACGCTCAAAAGATGGTGAAAACTATTCTAACTGGTCATCAGTATTTTCATTTACAACAGAATTGGAAATCCCTGAACTTATTAGTCCGGCTAACGAAAGTATTAATCAAGCTTTTATTAATTTACAATTAAATTGGAACGATGTCCCAAATATATCAACTTATGAAATAAATTATGCAACTGATAATAATTTTACTGAAAATCTTATTTCTGATACAGTTTCAGCATCTGAGTTAATACTTGATACTCTTGAAAGTAATACCCGGTATTTTTGGAAAGCACGTTCAAAAGATGGTAATAATTATTCCGACTGGTCTATTGTATATAATTTTACAACAGGAACAACATTCTTAGAAGCTCCTCAATTGATTACACCTGAAAATGGAATTACTAACCAGTCTTTTGATACTTTATTTTTGGATTGGAATGACGTAAATAATGCAAATGGATATGTAATAAATTATTCTACAAATATTGATTTTACCGAAAATCTTATTGTTAATTCTTCAGAAAATTCTGATTTAAGTATTTACGAATTAGCATATAATACAATTTATTTCTGGCGAGTTAAAGCATATAATGATAATTCTGAGAGTAGCTGGAGTGATATCTGGTATTTTTCAACAAAGGATAGTACATCAAATATTTTAAGTATTAATGATAATAATGCTTTTGTTTGTTATCCTAATCCTACTAATGGATTAATAACTGTAGAATTTGCCAATATTTCAATAAATAATGAACGAATAATAAAAATTTATAATATTTTCGGACAGGAACTTTATAATATTCAATCTAAAAACAGCAACGAAGTTATAGATTTATCAGATTATGATAATGGTATTTATTTTATAGCGGTTGTTACAGAAAATAAATTGAATTTTATAAAGATTATCTTGAACAAATAGAATTTATCTATAGGGTCTGAAAATTAAATAAAATATCACATAGTGATAAAATATGAATAAGTTCTGGTTTCAATCGGAAGTGTTGATAATTATTTTTTTACAATATTATTCTGACCATACAAGAGCACTTGCACCAAGTATAGCAACATTATTTCCTTTAAGCTGAGATAGCAAAATTTGCACTTTATTTTTATAAATGTTAAAAAGATTAGCCTCCATTGATTCTTTTACCGGTTTTAATAATAAATCTCCTGCATTGGCAAGCCCGCCAAAAAGAAAAATAGCTTCAGGACTGGTATATGCAACAGAATTTGCCAAAGCTTTTCCAAGAATTTTTCCAGTAAAATCAAATGCTTCTAATGATATTTTATCTCCTTTTTTTGCAGACTCATAAATTAGTTTTGAGTCAATATTTGCATTATTATAATCTCTTAAAATACTTGCTTTATTAGTTTCCGATAGTAACTCTATAACAGATTGTTTTATTCCACTGGCAGAAGCATAAGTTTCTAAACAACCTTTTCGTCCACATCCACACAATCTTCCGTTTTCTACAACAATTGTATGTCCGATTTCTCCAGCAAAACCATCATGTCCGTAAATAAGTTTTCCATTCGAAACGATACCACTACCTAAGCCTGTTCCAAGAGTTATAAAAAGAAAATCTCTCATATTTTTAGCACCACCATACAGCATTTCTCCTAATGTCGCTGCATTGGCATCATTGGTTAACCACACAGGAACATTCAGTTTTTCTTCCATCATTTTGGAAAATGGAATAATCCCTTTCCATTCTAAGTTTGGTGCATTTTCAATAGTCCCTTTATAAAAATTAGCATTTGGAGCTCCAATACCAACTCCTTTTAACTTATATTCTTTATTTACTTTATTAAATAAAATTTTTAATTTATTTGAAAGTTCATTAACAAAATGATTAACATTTTTATACCCTTTTGTAGGTATTGATTCTTCTTGTATAATATTTCCTTGTTTATCGACAATACCAAAAACTGTATTTGTACCGCCAATATCTATGCCCGCTACAATTTCTTTCATATAACTATAATTTAATAATTCATTGATATATATATTTTCAAGATAGTAATTTTATACTACAAACTGGTTAGAACTCGACTTTGTAAGTCGAGTGTTAAACTACAATAAGATTGTTAATCAGCAACTTAGAAAGTTGCTGTTCAAAATCAAAAACTCAACTTATTACTGTTTGTAATATATACGTTTCTTGTCCGATTATAAATCGCGCTTACTTTTTATTTAGGTGCTAAGTAATAAAAAAAAGCCCGCTATTCGCGAGCTTTTTTAATATTTGTTATTCTATTGAGTAATAGAACCGGCACCTGTTATGAAGTTAAGTTCAATTGTGTGAGAACCGGCAGTTATATCAATTCTATCTTGATCATTACCATCAGCACGGAATTCAATAACATTATCAAAAATCATAAATTCTACATGCCACCAATCAGCGAAATAAGAATGTGCAGCATACATTCTAAGTTCACCATCAAGTAAATCTTTAGTAATAGTAAGACTTGGGTCGCCAACTGTAAAAATGTTAGCTTCAAGAGCTTGATCCCAGCCTCCAACACAATCACCAATAAGGTAAACAGTTGGAGCAACAACTGAAATTTTATCTAATTCTAAATCAACAACAACCATGTAGTATCCGGTTGTAGTTACTGTTAAATTGGTTTCGCCTATGGTATATTCACCATTTCCTGCGTCAGTATCATATCCAAATTCATCACCACCCCAAGTATCATCAGGACGGAATTTAAATTCCAGTCCTTCTGTTATCCAAACAATTTTCCAGAATAACTGTGGATTGCCATATACAGCAACCATTGGTAAATTAGTACTCCAATCACTAACTCCTTCACCAATCATAAATAGTTCTTCAAAATATTCCGGTGGTGGTTCAACGTCAGCTGTTTTAGTTAAATCAGATGAAAAACCATCTTCAGAAGACCATGCTAAAGCTACAGTGTACATGCCTTCCTGGTCTGAACCCAATTCGTAATTATCACCACCATTAACCATAGTAGTAGTTAAATCCGGCAAAGTACCGCTAAGAACACCACCAAAGTTAGTGTTTGCAGCATAATCAGCGTAATCGCCCATAACAACTTTCCAACTTCCAACCTGGCGAAATTTGAATGCACCTTCTCTCATTTCAATATCTGTAGTTTCCCAACTCATTGCATCTTTTGACCATGTACCTGCCGTAAGTTCAATATCACTACCCCAGTCGCCTACTGACTGTCCAATAATGCCCCATTTCATTGCAGGGGCAATAAAATAGGTATTAGAACTTACATCAATGCAAAAATAATAAAGTCCGTCAGTTGGAACAGAAAATACACCGGAAGTTCCAAGAGTTCCTCTTTGAATAAGATCAGCATCTGAAGCATTAGTTGCAGGTCCATAAGTGGTTTCTGTTGCACCAGCTTTAATTACTGCGTTAAAACCATCACCTGTTGCCGACACCGAAATATATTTTACATACATTCCATCTCTTAATGCTTCGGTTACATCATCCTCACCATCTGCCATCTTTCCTTTTACAGTTAAGGCTGTATAAGAAGTAGAGTTTCCTAAAACATAAGTACCATCTTCAACAATTACAGTATTATTATCTTTATCATCTTCGTCATCATCTTTATCACATGCAGTGCTTGCAATAATTAGTGCTAATAAAAAGAACCATGAAAGATTCAATAAACTTTTAAATTTTGTTTTTTTCATTTCATTAAATTTTTAATTAATAATTAAGTTAAAATTGTATTAAACATGTAATTTTTTTTATTGTGTAATATATAATTACATATAAATATTTCATAAAGTATGTTTTCAAAACCTACTATTGAAAATCGAAAATGTAATAAAATTACACACTCCTAACCTTTATAAAATAAATTTATTATGGAGGAATTAATTGTATTATATTTTTCATTTCATTAATTTTTTAATTAATAATTAGGTTAAAACTGTATTAAATTAGACATATAAAAATTTTATTTCATTGTGTAATAGTGATTTACGCATAATTACTTGTTTAAGCAATGTATTTTCTATTTATACTATTATAATCATTCCCCAATATTTTAAATAGGGTATTTTAAATTCACAAATGCCATCTGAAATCGCGAATTTCAATTCTTCCTGTACACCATCATGCCAATCGGGAGAAACATAAACAGCTTTTGTAATATTAGTTTCAGGAATATTTATGGTAAAATTTACAAACTCATCAGGAGCAGTTAATGTACCATAATTGTCTCGCCATTTTAATGAATTTACACCTGCAAAATTCAGTAAATGATAGACTTTTATATTGTTAAGCGATTTTTTAAATGCAGCTATACTTCCAAGCACAGCTGGCCAATCATTTATTCTTACTTCATTGCTGGTAATACCTGTATTAAATGATAATTCACCTCCGTCTCGTAATAAGTTCTGATAAGCTACCAAAATATCATAGTATTCTACTAATTGTTTAGTAAGACTGTAAGTCATTGATAATTTATTGTTTGGAAAATATTCTTTCCCCAACATGTGTTCGCCCAATTCAAGATGAGCTCCTCCGAATGACATAATCACTGCATCTGCCATCAAAACTGCTGCTTCATTAAATTCACCTGTATTATCTGCGAGATTATAATTAATGTAAGCTGCGAGTACTGTATTAAGATAATTATTTGACAAATTGTTATTCTCATTAATAATTTCGGATAGATGATTATAGGTATTATTCGGTTCCCAAACTTCTGTGTATGCAAAATTTACAGGAACTTCCAGTATTTCAGATTGACCATAACCGTTTACTGCATTCATGACCATATTTTTATCAGGGAATGTTGTTCTTAAATTTATTAGAAAGGAGGTAAATGTTGTTTTTAAAGAAACAGGATTACCGTCGTAATTGTAAACCGAACCTCTATCTCCTAATTGGTCTATATGCCATCCATCAAAATCAAGATGCTCGTATATCTGTGTTGTTTTTTGGAAAATATAATTTTGCCAATCTAAATTCGCAGGGTTCAACAAATAAATATCACTTAATGCCCAATTATCATCTAAATCATGTTTATTGATATTTTGATGATTTACATCGTTAAAAATCATCCATTCCTCTGAAACACCATCGGAGGCAAAACCTCCCCATGCACCATACAACAAATTGTAACTCATTGATGCAATATTTCTTGCTTTTGCTTCCCTGATATAATTGTGAACGGTATTGAATGAAATATTTCTACCTGTAATATCCACCCAACTTGAAGCAGGGCTGTTGCCATCCATTTTTAATGGAATATGATGCTTGTTATGCCAATCATAAAACTGTAATCCGTTAATATGAAATCGCTTTAAGTAATCTAAATTACTCTGTATTTCAGAGGCAGAAATATCAGAAGAGAAAACAGATAAAAATCCATATCTGGGAAATTTGGTCCAGTTAGAAGAAACATCTACTGCAGT containing:
- a CDS encoding T9SS type A sorting domain-containing protein; translated protein: MKKILLFFMVVAFVNNASALLSTPTLVSPSDGAINQYPNVTIDWSSVTGATSYELKLATISDLSDADTQTVTNSCYYTSELFFNTTYYWQVRAKSASDSSDWSSTRSFTVRSTITLSSPNNGATNQNPNVTIWINTINGVTHYDYELDTTEQFNSPELREYSHITGYSGKVTDTLLFGKTYYWRARARHAADTSEWSSIRNFTVRSTVSLSSPNNGATNQNPNVSIYISAFNGVTHYDYELDTTELFNSPELREYSHTSEYGGKVTDTLLFGKTYYWRARARHAVDTSDWSSIRNFTVRSTVSLSSPGDGATNQNPNVSLYISTFSGVTHYDYELDTTDLFNSPELREYSHTSDYSGKVTDTLLFGKTYYWRARARHSVDTSDWSSIRNFIVKSTVSLSSPSDGATNQNPNVTLYINTFSGVTDYDYEIDTTDLFNSVEYRTYTHTSGYNGKVTDTLLFGATYYWRARARHSVDTSDWSSARNFTVKSTVSLSSPSNGATNQNPNVTIDWNTVYGITYYDYEVDTTSDFNSSMYQYNSVSSASSQASLSELLFGATYYWRVRTRHSTDTSDWSSYWNFTTKNSLSLTSPSNGTTNQNPNVTINWNTVSGITYYDYEVDTTTDFNSSLLLQDSTPSGSSQTTLSELLFGTTYYWRVRTRHSADTSDWSSCWNFTTKNSLGLTSPGNGATNQNPNTTINWDYMSGITYYDYEVDTTSDFNSSLLLQDSTASGSSQTTLSELLFGTTYYWRVRTRHSADTSDWSSCWNFTTKNSLGLTSPNNGATNQNPNTIINWDYMSGITYYDYEVDTTSDFNSSMYQYNSVSSASSQATLSELLFGTTYYWRARARHSTDTTEWSSCWSFTVTNGVSLVSPANNSTGLSINPTIDWSYMSNITNYNYQYDTDSDFSSPEYFSIPSTSSQANLSGLSYGTKYYWQVRVVHASDTSDWSAPWAFTTEYELVNEPDLVSPANSASIVASKVKLEWGTVTGAEHYEYQYDTLDTFTNPVSEITTELSDSTDYLIMGKTYYWRARGGNGNGNSPWSDTWSFTTELPASPSLISPDDEAIEQSTTSLVFDWSNVSDVTGYEFQYSSDITFTTYIDSVITSSTITVESLDYFITYYWRVKTIKDDLMSNWSDVWSFTTAEYIMEVPSLISPADNSIYQSIDGLVLDWNDIANISSFEIDYATDINFTENLISENTSISELTINGLAFLTTYYWRVRSKDEGYYSEWSLIFSFTTSDNYLYAPLLTSPSDESINQEIDNLNLNWDDVTTASSYEINYATDINFTENLVSNTSSVSEINISELDYNTIYYWRVRAKDDIYYSEWSSVFSFKTEMEIPVLVSPANESINQAINSLVLNWDDVGSFSVYEINYATDVNFTENLISKDTNISELTIDDLAFLTTYYWRVRSKDGSNYSDWSNVWSFTTAEYIMEVPSLISPTDNSIYQPVNDLTLDWSIIDDAISYDIEYATDINFTENLISENSVNSEITINGLNYYTDYYWRVMAKNDTYTSEWSTIFKFTTELEIPVLVSPANESAGHSVSSLILDWNDIANISSFEIDYATDINFTENLISEDTSISELTIDDLAFLTTYYWRVRSKDEGYYSEWSSVFSFTTEIEIPVLVSPANGSLTQPFNDLLLDWNDVTNISSFDINYATDIDFTENLVSKDTNISELIINVLDYNTTYYWKVRSNDGANYSDWSSIFEFTTKTEIPVLNSPENESINKAINNLVLNWDDVGSFSLYEINYATDVNFTENLISTTSSVSELTINDLDYYTTYYWRVCSKDGLNYSDWSSTFKFTTEFRIPVLISPEDKSINQSINNLVLNWNNVENISSYEINYATDSNFTQNLISNTTSVSEITIESLEYYTLYYWKVRSKDGENYSNWSSVFSFTTELEIPELISPANESINQAFINLQLNWNDVPNISTYEINYATDNNFTENLISDTVSASELILDTLESNTRYFWKARSKDGNNYSDWSIVYNFTTGTTFLEAPQLITPENGITNQSFDTLFLDWNDVNNANGYVINYSTNIDFTENLIVNSSENSDLSIYELAYNTIYFWRVKAYNDNSESSWSDIWYFSTKDSTSNILSINDNNAFVCYPNPTNGLITVEFANISINNERIIKIYNIFGQELYNIQSKNSNEVIDLSDYDNGIYFIAVVTENKLNFIKIILNK
- a CDS encoding SusF/SusE family outer membrane protein, whose protein sequence is MKKTKFKSLLNLSWFFLLALIIASTACDKDDDEDDKDNNTVIVEDGTYVLGNSTSYTALTVKGKMADGEDDVTEALRDGMYVKYISVSATGDGFNAVIKAGATETTYGPATNASDADLIQRGTLGTSGVFSVPTDGLYYFCIDVSSNTYFIAPAMKWGIIGQSVGDWGSDIELTAGTWSKDAMSWETTDIEMREGAFKFRQVGSWKVVMGDYADYAANTNFGGVLSGTLPDLTTTMVNGGDNYELGSDQEGMYTVALAWSSEDGFSSDLTKTADVEPPPEYFEELFMIGEGVSDWSTNLPMVAVYGNPQLFWKIVWITEGLEFKFRPDDTWGGDEFGYDTDAGNGEYTIGETNLTVTTTGYYMVVVDLELDKISVVAPTVYLIGDCVGGWDQALEANIFTVGDPSLTITKDLLDGELRMYAAHSYFADWWHVEFMIFDNVIEFRADGNDQDRIDITAGSHTIELNFITGAGSITQ
- a CDS encoding ROK family protein; this translates as MKEIVAGIDIGGTNTVFGIVDKQGNIIQEESIPTKGYKNVNHFVNELSNKLKILFNKVNKEYKLKGVGIGAPNANFYKGTIENAPNLEWKGIIPFSKMMEEKLNVPVWLTNDANAATLGEMLYGGAKNMRDFLFITLGTGLGSGIVSNGKLIYGHDGFAGEIGHTIVVENGRLCGCGRKGCLETYASASGIKQSVIELLSETNKASILRDYNNANIDSKLIYESAKKGDKISLEAFDFTGKILGKALANSVAYTSPEAIFLFGGLANAGDLLLKPVKESMEANLFNIYKNKVQILLSQLKGNNVAILGASALVWSE
- a CDS encoding glycoside hydrolase family 66 protein, coding for MGKWNKILLLIIFVMAFMSSCKKEDDINSLIYLGSEISTDKSRYLPGEEVYISLSLKSSFSGEIEVRYKYLTEVIDEEIFIVSGNNLNFQWQPPSDDFKAYMVEFRFLEDGKPVFFASTAVDVSSNWTKFPRYGFLSVFSSDISASEIQSNLDYLKRFHINGLQFYDWHNKHHIPLKMDGNSPASSWVDITGRNISFNTVHNYIREAKARNIASMSYNLLYGAWGGFASDGVSEEWMIFNDVNHQNINKHDLDDNWALSDIYLLNPANLDWQNYIFQKTTQIYEHLDFDGWHIDQLGDRGSVYNYDGNPVSLKTTFTSFLINLRTTFPDKNMVMNAVNGYGQSEILEVPVNFAYTEVWEPNNTYNHLSEIINENNNLSNNYLNTVLAAYINYNLADNTGEFNEAAVLMADAVIMSFGGAHLELGEHMLGKEYFPNNKLSMTYSLTKQLVEYYDILVAYQNLLRDGGELSFNTGITSNEVRINDWPAVLGSIAAFKKSLNNIKVYHLLNFAGVNSLKWRDNYGTLTAPDEFVNFTINIPETNITKAVYVSPDWHDGVQEELKFAISDGICEFKIPYLKYWGMIIIV